The nucleotide sequence TAATATTTTCAAGTTTTACAATATTTGTTTTCTGCATCAGATGGTCGTGAGTGGTCATGCCAATTGCAGGAGGAAATAGAGGCTTCTTGTAGTAGAGTACAATACAAAGAAAAAGGTGGCTTTCTGCTACTCATTCTGCATAAGAAGATTCCTATTCACATTTGGCCTTCACTAAAAGTGAGTTAAGAGTAAATTGAACTTTTAAGTTAGCATCATATATGtcttaaccttttttttattgccttcttTAAgtccaacaaaaaagacaaagaagtgggACCCACACCGACCAAAAATGTCTTGGTGTCGGAACCAAGGTCTGTAGCCTCAGAGTCATCAGAGTGTCTGAAGTTGCCCTCCCTGTTGGCACACCATCAATCTCAGGATACCCCTTCCCCCTCATGTACTGCATCAAAAAACAGCGGGAACAAAACTGAGCGTGGTGTCAAGCGccatttaaaaagcaaacaaccatcGGACAAGAAATCATCAACAGATTCTGTGGTAGACACATTTGGAGCACGGAGTCCACCAGCTACTTCTTGTATGCCACTTCCTGCTAAGAACGGCAAACTCCAGCCCCAAGAGCCCAGTAGTGCAAAGTGTACCATTGGCAATCTTTCTAGGAACAGCAAGGAGGCTAAGTCTCTTAGTAAGGGTCACATGGACTCAGCTCAGATTGAAACGTCAAATGTACAACCAACTGCCACCGAACTACGTCAAACACCAGGAAGAAATGGAGACAGGAATATCGACCAATTTGTTTGTGAACAGAGGAGCGCTGTTTCAAACATGATTGAGGTTAGTATGGATATTTTGTTATAtgcagacatgttttttttcttaagaggCTCAACAAACTACAAATTTTAGatgtaattgttttttattaaaatcaTATCTATGTCggtatatggatatatatatatatatatatatatatatatatatatatatatatatatatatgttatatattatCGGGAGCATGCAGAGGGAcgggaacaggctgaataagctggtcaggagggccagctctgttcttgGCTGTCCTTTGTGGAGGAAgcgggagagcggaggatgctgaccagtatgatgtccatcatggacagcaccttccaccccctgcatgagtctgtggagtccctccaaagctctttcagcaatagactgctgcagcctcattgcaggaaggagcgcttccacagatccttcctcccataagctgtcaggctctttcacaaaaaaatggctgtgttaagacttaccgtatgcatacatgtacatctatctgtatgtatatttttatatatctgctcatacatgtttatatatatatatatatatatatatatatatatatatatatatatatatatatatatatatatatatatatatatatatatatatatatatatatatatatatatatatatatatatatatatatatatatatatatatatatatatatatatatatatatatatatatatatatatatatatatatatatatatatatatatatatatatatatatatatatatatatatatatatatatatatatatatataggaaacacgcttatttatttatatttttatttatgtattaacttacttattacctatatttatgtctaaaatgtctttcctatttctgcatcctcaccctcttgctactgtgacaacaacatttcccgaatatgggatgtataaagttatccaatccgatgaaaaacacttgaaaatgcAATTCTGcttctaatgattttttttgtttatgtttaggAGGCAGATGAACAATATAAGACATCAGACACACAGAAGAGATCCTCTGAAACTGCTGATAGTGAAAAACAACCTGAGGTTCCTGTAAGCACAAGTGGCTCCCGGAAAACTATGGACTTAAAAAAACGTGTTGACTCAGGCTCTCTAGAAAGGAGTACTGACAACACTAAAACTGAGTCAGAAAAAAAGGCTCAGCTTCACGAATCGATGCAAGATACACAAACCGACCAGCAGGTTGTTTCAAGAGGCGCAACCCAACGAGAGCAATCACCCTCTCTGACTCGTATTCAAGGAAGCTGTGAAGGAGAAGAAAAGCGTGACCAATCCAAAGAAGAACCACCGTCAAGCAAAATACAGGAAGGTTAGTCTTGGCATTATTGAGCCTTTTCTGGggctgtttatttttgcattaaacCTTTATGTTTGAATTTAACGATGCAAATGACTTCACCTTAGCCCCAGAGCCGATGGTAAACTTACAGTCTGTGAAGAATGACTCGTACGAGAAAGGCACAGATTTGATGGTGGTGAATGTCTACATGAAGGGCATCTGTAGGAACACATCAAGGGTCATTTTCAGGGAGCAGGATTTTACTCTCATCTTCCAGACAAGGTATTTTCTCAATGGAAGTCATACAAAGGCTATTTGCCTCCCTACTTTTCAGTAAATAATTTCTGAATGAACCAATGACAAagccttttttaatgtcttttttttaatagtgacGCTCACTTTCTTCGGCTTCACCCAGACTGTGGACCAAACACAGTCTTCAAGTGGCAGGTCAGACTCAGGTAAGCCTTTTCATTGTGACCTGACCTAATTAGAGATTAATTTGAaaataaggaggggaaaaaaagtaaacgCAACCCAATTGCAATCAATAAAATCACAaatatagtgttccctcgctacttcacggttcagGCACCGCAGATTTAGAGCTTTTCGTTTTATTTGGGGGGGggatataaatattacattgagataatatattttacagtttttttgttataacatgtatttcactctctacccgtattctatatggtgtactgtatacagtggggggataaaaaattaaattaaaattaagcatttttgaaggggcatccctacttcacagaaattcacttattgcgggtggtcccggtccccattaaccgcgatgaccgagggaacactgtaacacACTTTAAGCCGGGCACTCTGAACTTccataaaaatgtaacattttagaaTGTTGGAAAATGATTATagtgctttaaaatatattttttaatttaacaaaaactaAATGCAGGAACCATGAACCATGTTGGAACCAACAGTTGtctataatatttagatttttgtcttttgtctaCATATCATTACTAATGACAACCACTTGTCCATTCTGCCTTTTTATTCTAACATATCCATGACTCTCTGCCAATGCCTCCTTCAGGAATCTGATACAGCCCGACCAGTGCTCATACTCCTTCACTGTATCACGAGTCGATATTAACCTAAAGAAGAGACACAGCCAACGTTGGGAGGGTCTAGAGGCCCCCGCCACACAAGGCAAGCTTCTACTTGGCAAAGATTTTGAACTCCAATGTatgaaaacacatgaaaaacaatgtaaaacaaattgtgaaaaaataaatggagaTTGGGCAGTTCAACCAGACCTTGCCCCAGTTTTTCAAGTGATCCACAGAAAGTGCATTATGAACGTTACCTTCATTATAATTCTGTTACATTACAAGAGCCTTCTCTAACCACAAGGCCCATTGTCCTTTGTTTAAGGTGCAGTGGGTGGTGCCAAGGTGGCTGTGCCCTCGAGTCCCGCCTGCACAGAAAAGAGCCAACCAGGCAGTAGCCAGCACAGTTTACCCACCAAGGAAGAGCCCCCAAGGGTCGGTGAAGAAAAGCCAAAGGCCCCTAAAGCTCCATCCAGAGTAGACGATAGTGGTTTGGAAACCATGAGTCCTCGTACAGTCTCGGACCATGTCGCCATAACCAAGTCAGAACCTACTGTCATGGCTGtaagatagttttttttcatgttcagAATGATAAATTATTTCCCAAGTGTATGTTAAAGTGTTCATTTTGTAATTCTGTTCTGTTTTTTCGTTGCAGCCCAAGCCAACCTGTATGGTGCAACCCATGACACATCAACTCTCTGTTAGTAATGAGCAccatgaggatgaggaggagaagaaggtcTGTCTCCCTGGTTTCACAGGATTAGTCAACCTTGGAAACACTTGCTTTATGAACAGTGTCATCCAATCCCTTTCCAACACTAGAGAACTCAGGGATTACTTTCATGGTAAAGAATGAGTTCTACCACAAGTCaattttgtcatcattttacaCAAAGGCCATACACGTGGTTTTCCATCCCGATTCCAAAtgtactcttttttttatttttttatctcctTTAGATCGAGGATTTGAATCAGAAATCAACTGCAATAATCCGCTAGGAACTGGAGGCCGGCTAGCTATAGGCTTTGCAGTCTTGCTAAGAGCCCTTTGGAAAGGAACGCATCATGCCTTTCAGCCCTCAAAGCTAAAGGTTTGGATGCCAGTTATGTATTTAAGTGTTTACCTCCCTCCTTCTGTATGCCTTTGATTTAACTTAACTTCTCTTTGCAGGCAATTGTGGCCAGTAAAGCCAATCAGTTTACAGGCTATGCCCAGCATGATGCCCAAGAATTTATGGCGTTTTTGCTTGATGGCCTCCATGAGGACTTGAATCGCATTCAGAATAAGCCCTACACGGAGACTGTGGACTCTGATGGCCGCTTAGATGAGGTTGGTTTAAGGATCTTTGAATGTTCATGATTAACtcttactaccgtattttcacaactataagacGCATTTAaaattcttacattttctccaaaatagacagtgcaccttataatccagtgtgccttatatatggaaaaaacagaaaaccaaaaacgaaaaatcaccactgtcggatattaaaaaaacacaaacgcctgaactgaaacaatactgttaaatatgcagatgccatcttagtttacaacatcttccatcatatagctcctcccccactgcaagattttatacaaaaaaatccaaaacatcaacaatggctggctctagaggtgactgtgtagtgagtacttcatacctggaagtcaatagcaattaccgtattttcacgactataaggtgcacttaaaagtctcacattttttccaaaatagacagtgcgccttataatacagtgcgccttataatacagtgcgcctaatatatttaaaaaaatgtaattcattgagggtgcgccttataatgcggtgtgccttatagtcgtgaaaataccgtatttaatAAAGCACCTATTCAAGGAGATGTTGAATGTAATGAAATGATAATTTTGGTAGGACACAGCTTGATGAATTTGATAATACATTGTTTAACTTTGCAGGTGGTTGCAGAGGAGGCATGGCAGAGGCACAAGATGAGAAATGACTCATTCATAGTGGACCTCTTCCAAGGCCAGTTCAAATCTAAGCTTGTCTGTCCTACATGCTCCAAGGTAATACTTTTCTTTGCATCCAAATTTGAAGTAACAGTCATTCCACATTTATTACAGTCTCCTCTTATCTTCCATTTTAGGTCTCTATAACATTCGACCCTTTCCTTTATTTACCTGTCCCATtgccacaaaaacaaaaggtgCTTTCAGTTTTCTACTTTGCCAAGGAACCGCATAGAAAACCCATTAAGGTGAGATTTCTTACAGAAGGCCTTGCAGTAGGCCttacaaaatgtacatatatctcaaacaaaacattttccttctttttctcaatTCATGTGTCAGTTTTTGGTGAGTGTAAGTAAGGAAAACTCCAGCACTGCAGAGGTCCTTGACTCCATCAGCAAGAGTGTTCGGGTCAAACCTGAAAACCTCAGACTTGCTGAGgtttgattcctttttttttaataatagtttgtcatgttttttttttgattttaccatAATGACCCTTAATTATCAATAATTTTCCTTTGACTCAGGTGGGGAAAAACTGCTTCCAGCGAATGTTTTTGCCCTCCCATTCCCTGGACACTGTGTCTTCCTCAGACATGTTGTTTTGCTTCGAGGTTCTTTCCAAAGATCTAGCAAAGGAGCGAGTGGTGTTGCTCCGAGTTCAGCAGGTAACAAAAACTGCATGtctctaaaacaggggtgtcaaacatacagcccgcgggtcggatccggcccgtcaggtggtttggtatggcccggggaagaaagctgcattgtataaaaaatatgaagtttctttaaaatgtgtagttcttgtattatccgctagggagcgcagtgttttagtacgtgcagacaacatgaaagcaacactgCGGCGGAACTAAGACCACCTTGACCTGGTAAAaggttgttcataatatattgctcataatgtaaaaggaaaattctgttaataaacattttgataatttactcattctttgcactaattattagtattagtgactaatacaaagtaaaaaagtGAGCTTATTGTtaattctatgtcattttgcgatgagtttactggtccggcccgcttgatctcaaattaagctgtattcggcccgcagaccaaagtttgacacccctgctctaaaaccTTTATGCATTAAATGTTTGGTTCTGTCacacaaattgtttttatttgaatttccaGAGACTGCAGGTTCCAAATATCCCCATTTCAAAGTGTGCCTCCTGCCTTAAGCCTCCGGTCTCTGATGAAGACAAATTGAAGCGCTGTACTCGCTGTTATAGTGTTGGCTATTGCAATCAGTGAGCTGTTTTCATACTGTAGCACATCATGAATTTAATGCTCATGCCGTATTGCAATCATCATTTTATCGTTGTGCTTTCTGTACCCTCTCAGAGGCTGTCAAAAGACCCATTGGCCCAATCACAAGGGGCATTGTCGACCCAACACTGAAAATGTAGGTCTGCCCTTCCTAGTTAGTGTATCTGAGTCCCGTTTGTCCTACAGCCGCCTCACTCAGCTCCTACACGGCTACTCCAGGTAGAAAATCATACTTTTTCCCATGCCATTATTCAAAATGCACCTATTTCTTAAAAGAACAAGTGTTTGGGATATATTTGCAACTATTCCACACTTGATACTGCTGTGATTATTCGTCGTCTTTGATTATTAAGACAAGTGTAGTATTCCAACcttgaatgttttattattttctcccTAATCTCCTGCAGATTTTCAGTCAATGTGTTCCAGCCCCCTTTCCAGTCAGGCAGGACATCCCCTGAAATATCTCCAGCACTTGCAAT is from Stigmatopora nigra isolate UIUO_SnigA chromosome 1, RoL_Snig_1.1, whole genome shotgun sequence and encodes:
- the usp19 gene encoding ubiquitin carboxyl-terminal hydrolase 19 isoform X5, whose translation is MSSNSGNGAAGRRGGAVNQQRGGGDHVSELASSASKKKQKDRANQESREAKRAAAAAAEVDGVLAEVKKDIFVDWKQNANEVIIKLRCGESVQKLEDVNTTFTDTHCYVHFSDGREWSCQLQEEIEASCSRVQYKEKGGFLLLILHKKIPIHIWPSLKSNKKDKEVGPTPTKNVLVSEPRSVASESSECLKLPSLLAHHQSQDTPSPSCTASKNSGNKTERGVKRHLKSKQPSDKKSSTDSVVDTFGARSPPATSCMPLPAKNGKLQPQEPSSAKCTIGNLSRNSKEAKSLSKGHMDSAQIETSNVQPTATELRQTPGRNGDRNIDQFVCEQRSAVSNMIEEADEQYKTSDTQKRSSETADSEKQPEVPVSTSGSRKTMDLKKRVDSGSLERSTDNTKTESEKKAQLHESMQDTQTDQQVVSRGATQREQSPSLTRIQGSCEGEEKRDQSKEEPPSSKIQEAPEPMVNLQSVKNDSYEKGTDLMVVNVYMKGICRNTSRVIFREQDFTLIFQTSDAHFLRLHPDCGPNTVFKWQVRLRNLIQPDQCSYSFTVSRVDINLKKRHSQRWEGLEAPATQVGGAKVAVPSSPACTEKSQPGSSQHSLPTKEEPPRVGEEKPKAPKAPSRVDDSGLETMSPRTVSDHVAITKSEPTVMAPKPTCMVQPMTHQLSVSNEHHEDEEEKKVCLPGFTGLVNLGNTCFMNSVIQSLSNTRELRDYFHDRGFESEINCNNPLGTGGRLAIGFAVLLRALWKGTHHAFQPSKLKAIVASKANQFTGYAQHDAQEFMAFLLDGLHEDLNRIQNKPYTETVDSDGRLDEVVAEEAWQRHKMRNDSFIVDLFQGQFKSKLVCPTCSKVSITFDPFLYLPVPLPQKQKVLSVFYFAKEPHRKPIKFLVSVSKENSSTAEVLDSISKSVRVKPENLRLAEVGKNCFQRMFLPSHSLDTVSSSDMLFCFEVLSKDLAKERVVLLRVQQRLQVPNIPISKCASCLKPPVSDEDKLKRCTRCYSVGYCNQGCQKTHWPNHKGHCRPNTENVGLPFLVSVSESRLSYSRLTQLLHGYSRFSVNVFQPPFQSGRTSPEISPALAMQPAASLGGPSSGDEAMGGSSSVEQNESRSEKGTPMLDSRKLQTWTPVLDSGDTVSLTQSQTSPSTTHTSDSGFSESISSTSSGSIDTHVEKETSCEKAVRPEAAVAGYQQPNDATSGHAGQFYIILQDSNKEQRLDEKEDLLVDLPDDATVELVWKNNERLKEYVLVSSKELEYEEDPSSLSETARAGHFTLEQCLNLFTRPEVLAPEEAWYCPKCQQHREASKQLLLWRLPNILIIQLKRFSFRSFIWRDKINDMVDFPVRNLDLSKFCIGQKDELQHPPIYDLYAVINHYGGMIGGHYTAYARLPSDKNSQRSDVGWRLFDDSTVTMVEESQVVTRYAYVLFYRRRNSPVERLPRFLRPVGADSPPSMGATTSQATSQSLFGADLDSEVPSPLTSDVPGGVFTHSGDCATASYSNMEDVD
- the usp19 gene encoding ubiquitin carboxyl-terminal hydrolase 19 isoform X4, producing the protein MSSNSGNGAAGRRGGAVNQQRGGGDHVSELASSASKKKQKDRANQESREAKRAAAAAAEVDGVLAEVKKDIFVDWKQNANEVIIKLRCGESVQKLEDVNTTFTDTHCYVHFSDGREWSCQLQEEIEASCSRVQYKEKGGFLLLILHKKIPIHIWPSLKSNKKDKEVGPTPTKNVLVSEPRSVASESSECLKLPSLLAHHQSQDTPSPSCTASKNSGNKTERGVKRHLKSKQPSDKKSSTDSVVDTFGARSPPATSCMPLPAKNGKLQPQEPSSAKCTIGNLSRNSKEAKSLSKGHMDSAQIETSNVQPTATELRQTPGRNGDRNIDQFVCEQRSAVSNMIEEADEQYKTSDTQKRSSETADSEKQPEVPVSTSGSRKTMDLKKRVDSGSLERSTDNTKTESEKKAQLHESMQDTQTDQQVVSRGATQREQSPSLTRIQGSCEGEEKRDQSKEEPPSSKIQEAPEPMVNLQSVKNDSYEKGTDLMVVNVYMKGICRNTSRVIFREQDFTLIFQTSDAHFLRLHPDCGPNTVFKWQVRLRNLIQPDQCSYSFTVSRVDINLKKRHSQRWEGLEAPATQGKLLLGKDFELQCAVGGAKVAVPSSPACTEKSQPGSSQHSLPTKEEPPRVGEEKPKAPKAPSRVDDSGLETMSPRTVSDHVAITKSEPTVMAPKPTCMVQPMTHQLSVSNEHHEDEEEKKVCLPGFTGLVNLGNTCFMNSVIQSLSNTRELRDYFHDRGFESEINCNNPLGTGGRLAIGFAVLLRALWKGTHHAFQPSKLKAIVASKANQFTGYAQHDAQEFMAFLLDGLHEDLNRIQNKPYTETVDSDGRLDEVVAEEAWQRHKMRNDSFIVDLFQGQFKSKLVCPTCSKVSITFDPFLYLPVPLPQKQKVLSVFYFAKEPHRKPIKFLVSVSKENSSTAEVLDSISKSVRVKPENLRLAEVGKNCFQRMFLPSHSLDTVSSSDMLFCFEVLSKDLAKERVVLLRVQQRLQVPNIPISKCASCLKPPVSDEDKLKRCTRCYSVGYCNQGCQKTHWPNHKGHCRPNTENVGLPFLVSVSESRLSYSRLTQLLHGYSRFSVNVFQPPFQSGRTSPEISPALAMQPAASLGGPSSGDEAMGGSSSVEQNESRSEKGTPMLDSRKLQTWTPVLDSGDTVSLTQSQTSPSTTHTSDSGFSESISSTSSGSIDTHVEKETSCEKAVRPEAAVAGYQQPNDATSGHAGQFYIILQDSNKEQRLDEKEDLLVDLPDDATVELVWKNNERLKEYVLVSSKELEYEEDPSSLSETARAGHFTLEQCLNLFTRPEVLAPEEAWYCPKCQQHREASKQLLLWRLPNILIIQLKRFSFRSFIWRDKINDMVDFPVRNLDLSKFCIGQKDELQHPPIYDLYAVINHYGGMIGGHYTAYARLPSDKNSQRSDVGWRLFDDSTVTMVEESQVVTRYAYVLFYRRRNSPVERLPRFLRPVGADSPPSMGATTSQATSQSLFGADLDSEVPSPLTSDVPGGVFTHSGDCATASYSNMEDVD
- the usp19 gene encoding ubiquitin carboxyl-terminal hydrolase 19 isoform X2; this translates as MSSNSGNGAAGRRGGAVNQQRGGGDHVSELASSASKKKQKDRANQESREAKRAAAAAAEVDGVLAEVKKDIFVDWKQNANEVIIKLRCGESVQKLEDVNTTFTDTHCYVHFSDGREWSCQLQEEIEASCSRVQYKEKGGFLLLILHKKIPIHIWPSLKSNKKDKEVGPTPTKNVLVSEPRSVASESSECLKLPSLLAHHQSQDTPSPSCTASKNSGNKTERGVKRHLKSKQPSDKKSSTDSVVDTFGARSPPATSCMPLPAKNGKLQPQEPSSAKCTIGNLSRNSKEAKSLSKGHMDSAQIETSNVQPTATELRQTPGRNGDRNIDQFVCEQRSAVSNMIEEADEQYKTSDTQKRSSETADSEKQPEVPVSTSGSRKTMDLKKRVDSGSLERSTDNTKTESEKKAQLHESMQDTQTDQQVVSRGATQREQSPSLTRIQGSCEGEEKRDQSKEEPPSSKIQEAPEPMVNLQSVKNDSYEKGTDLMVVNVYMKGICRNTSRVIFREQDFTLIFQTSDAHFLRLHPDCGPNTVFKWQVRLRNLIQPDQCSYSFTVSRVDINLKKRHSQRWEGLEAPATQGAVGGAKVAVPSSPACTEKSQPGSSQHSLPTKEEPPRVGEEKPKAPKAPSRVDDSGLETMSPRTVSDHVAITKSEPTVMAPKPTCMVQPMTHQLSVSNEHHEDEEEKKVCLPGFTGLVNLGNTCFMNSVIQSLSNTRELRDYFHDRGFESEINCNNPLGTGGRLAIGFAVLLRALWKGTHHAFQPSKLKAIVASKANQFTGYAQHDAQEFMAFLLDGLHEDLNRIQNKPYTETVDSDGRLDEVVAEEAWQRHKMRNDSFIVDLFQGQFKSKLVCPTCSKVSITFDPFLYLPVPLPQKQKVLSVFYFAKEPHRKPIKFLVSVSKENSSTAEVLDSISKSVRVKPENLRLAEVGKNCFQRMFLPSHSLDTVSSSDMLFCFEVLSKDLAKERVVLLRVQQRLQVPNIPISKCASCLKPPVSDEDKLKRCTRCYSVGYCNQGCQKTHWPNHKGHCRPNTENVGLPFLVSVSESRLSYSRLTQLLHGYSRFSVNVFQPPFQSGRTSPEISPALAMQPAASLGGPSSGDEAMGGSSSVEQNESRSEKGTPMLDSRKLQTWTPVLDSGDTVSLTQSQTSPSTTHTSDSGFSESISSTSSGSIDTHVEKETSCEKAVRPEAAVAGYQQPNDATSGHAGQFYIILQDSNKEQRLDEKEDLLVDLPDDATVELVWKNNERLKEYVLVSSKELEYEEDPSSLSETARAGHFTLEQCLNLFTRPEVLAPEEAWYCPKCQQHREASKQLLLWRLPNILIIQLKRFSFRSFIWRDKINDMVDFPVRNLDLSKFCIGQKDELQHPPIYDLYAVINHYGGMIGGHYTAYARLPSDKNSQRSDVGWRLFDDSTVTMVEESQVVTRYAYVLFYRRRNSPVERLPRFLRPVGADSPPSMGATTSQASQIWRELEEEEDTREESPREVFFSGLRRQQAQGGRDERDQDRAERHRQRTERTSDCHDEDRARYFVLGTLAAIFALLVNFVYPLLSKLTWT
- the usp19 gene encoding ubiquitin carboxyl-terminal hydrolase 19 isoform X1, producing the protein MSSNSGNGAAGRRGGAVNQQRGGGDHVSELASSASKKKQKDRANQESREAKRAAAAAAEVDGVLAEVKKDIFVDWKQNANEVIIKLRCGESVQKLEDVNTTFTDTHCYVHFSDGREWSCQLQEEIEASCSRVQYKEKGGFLLLILHKKIPIHIWPSLKSNKKDKEVGPTPTKNVLVSEPRSVASESSECLKLPSLLAHHQSQDTPSPSCTASKNSGNKTERGVKRHLKSKQPSDKKSSTDSVVDTFGARSPPATSCMPLPAKNGKLQPQEPSSAKCTIGNLSRNSKEAKSLSKGHMDSAQIETSNVQPTATELRQTPGRNGDRNIDQFVCEQRSAVSNMIEEADEQYKTSDTQKRSSETADSEKQPEVPVSTSGSRKTMDLKKRVDSGSLERSTDNTKTESEKKAQLHESMQDTQTDQQVVSRGATQREQSPSLTRIQGSCEGEEKRDQSKEEPPSSKIQEAPEPMVNLQSVKNDSYEKGTDLMVVNVYMKGICRNTSRVIFREQDFTLIFQTSDAHFLRLHPDCGPNTVFKWQVRLRNLIQPDQCSYSFTVSRVDINLKKRHSQRWEGLEAPATQGKLLLGKDFELQCAVGGAKVAVPSSPACTEKSQPGSSQHSLPTKEEPPRVGEEKPKAPKAPSRVDDSGLETMSPRTVSDHVAITKSEPTVMAPKPTCMVQPMTHQLSVSNEHHEDEEEKKVCLPGFTGLVNLGNTCFMNSVIQSLSNTRELRDYFHDRGFESEINCNNPLGTGGRLAIGFAVLLRALWKGTHHAFQPSKLKAIVASKANQFTGYAQHDAQEFMAFLLDGLHEDLNRIQNKPYTETVDSDGRLDEVVAEEAWQRHKMRNDSFIVDLFQGQFKSKLVCPTCSKVSITFDPFLYLPVPLPQKQKVLSVFYFAKEPHRKPIKFLVSVSKENSSTAEVLDSISKSVRVKPENLRLAEVGKNCFQRMFLPSHSLDTVSSSDMLFCFEVLSKDLAKERVVLLRVQQRLQVPNIPISKCASCLKPPVSDEDKLKRCTRCYSVGYCNQGCQKTHWPNHKGHCRPNTENVGLPFLVSVSESRLSYSRLTQLLHGYSRFSVNVFQPPFQSGRTSPEISPALAMQPAASLGGPSSGDEAMGGSSSVEQNESRSEKGTPMLDSRKLQTWTPVLDSGDTVSLTQSQTSPSTTHTSDSGFSESISSTSSGSIDTHVEKETSCEKAVRPEAAVAGYQQPNDATSGHAGQFYIILQDSNKEQRLDEKEDLLVDLPDDATVELVWKNNERLKEYVLVSSKELEYEEDPSSLSETARAGHFTLEQCLNLFTRPEVLAPEEAWYCPKCQQHREASKQLLLWRLPNILIIQLKRFSFRSFIWRDKINDMVDFPVRNLDLSKFCIGQKDELQHPPIYDLYAVINHYGGMIGGHYTAYARLPSDKNSQRSDVGWRLFDDSTVTMVEESQVVTRYAYVLFYRRRNSPVERLPRFLRPVGADSPPSMGATTSQASQIWRELEEEEDTREESPREVFFSGLRRQQAQGGRDERDQDRAERHRQRTERTSDCHDEDRARYFVLGTLAAIFALLVNFVYPLLSKLTWT
- the usp19 gene encoding ubiquitin carboxyl-terminal hydrolase 19 isoform X3, which codes for MSSNSGNGAAGRRGGAVNQQRGGGDHVSELASSASKKKQKDRANQESREAKRAAAAAAEVDGVLAEVKKDIFVDWKQNANEVIIKLRCGESVQKLEDVNTTFTDTHCYVHFSDGREWSCQLQEEIEASCSRVQYKEKGGFLLLILHKKIPIHIWPSLKSNKKDKEVGPTPTKNVLVSEPRSVASESSECLKLPSLLAHHQSQDTPSPSCTASKNSGNKTERGVKRHLKSKQPSDKKSSTDSVVDTFGARSPPATSCMPLPAKNGKLQPQEPSSAKCTIGNLSRNSKEAKSLSKGHMDSAQIETSNVQPTATELRQTPGRNGDRNIDQFVCEQRSAVSNMIEEADEQYKTSDTQKRSSETADSEKQPEVPVSTSGSRKTMDLKKRVDSGSLERSTDNTKTESEKKAQLHESMQDTQTDQQVVSRGATQREQSPSLTRIQGSCEGEEKRDQSKEEPPSSKIQEAPEPMVNLQSVKNDSYEKGTDLMVVNVYMKGICRNTSRVIFREQDFTLIFQTSDAHFLRLHPDCGPNTVFKWQVRLRNLIQPDQCSYSFTVSRVDINLKKRHSQRWEGLEAPATQVGGAKVAVPSSPACTEKSQPGSSQHSLPTKEEPPRVGEEKPKAPKAPSRVDDSGLETMSPRTVSDHVAITKSEPTVMAPKPTCMVQPMTHQLSVSNEHHEDEEEKKVCLPGFTGLVNLGNTCFMNSVIQSLSNTRELRDYFHDRGFESEINCNNPLGTGGRLAIGFAVLLRALWKGTHHAFQPSKLKAIVASKANQFTGYAQHDAQEFMAFLLDGLHEDLNRIQNKPYTETVDSDGRLDEVVAEEAWQRHKMRNDSFIVDLFQGQFKSKLVCPTCSKVSITFDPFLYLPVPLPQKQKVLSVFYFAKEPHRKPIKFLVSVSKENSSTAEVLDSISKSVRVKPENLRLAEVGKNCFQRMFLPSHSLDTVSSSDMLFCFEVLSKDLAKERVVLLRVQQRLQVPNIPISKCASCLKPPVSDEDKLKRCTRCYSVGYCNQGCQKTHWPNHKGHCRPNTENVGLPFLVSVSESRLSYSRLTQLLHGYSRFSVNVFQPPFQSGRTSPEISPALAMQPAASLGGPSSGDEAMGGSSSVEQNESRSEKGTPMLDSRKLQTWTPVLDSGDTVSLTQSQTSPSTTHTSDSGFSESISSTSSGSIDTHVEKETSCEKAVRPEAAVAGYQQPNDATSGHAGQFYIILQDSNKEQRLDEKEDLLVDLPDDATVELVWKNNERLKEYVLVSSKELEYEEDPSSLSETARAGHFTLEQCLNLFTRPEVLAPEEAWYCPKCQQHREASKQLLLWRLPNILIIQLKRFSFRSFIWRDKINDMVDFPVRNLDLSKFCIGQKDELQHPPIYDLYAVINHYGGMIGGHYTAYARLPSDKNSQRSDVGWRLFDDSTVTMVEESQVVTRYAYVLFYRRRNSPVERLPRFLRPVGADSPPSMGATTSQASQIWRELEEEEDTREESPREVFFSGLRRQQAQGGRDERDQDRAERHRQRTERTSDCHDEDRARYFVLGTLAAIFALLVNFVYPLLSKLTWT